Genomic window (Nicotiana sylvestris chromosome 7, ASM39365v2, whole genome shotgun sequence):
TGGCAGACCAAAAGTAAAAAGAACAAGAGAGGCAAATGAATCAACCAATAGGCAAGGGTAATGGTCTCAATCCAAAAAAAGGAGAGTCATGACATGTAATAACTGTGGATAAACTGGACATAATGCTAGGGGTTGTGCCAAGGTAATCTTGTTTGTTGAATATAAGTGTGCCTTGTTATGTTTTTTTCTGCCTTGTTCTAACATATTATTGTGTTCTATTTGATAATATCACTCTAAAGGAAAACAACAAATGGGTGGCAATTCAAGGAGAAAGCAGAACAAAAAGCAAAGGACTTTGGTTGATGAACCTGTTATTGAACAGCCTACATCACCAGCAGCTGCAGATATCCCAACTGAAGAAGACTTCCATTTATCAGCACCCCAGCCAAGTCAAAACAGTCAGTCCAGCAACTTTGTATTTATGCCAACCCCTACTGTTCAACAACAACTTCCAACTAGATTTTGAGATCCCTAACTTTGAACCTGAGCCTGACATAGCTGTAAGGCCAAAGAGCATCTCAGAAGCAAGGACAAGACTCCAGCTGAAGCAGCAAAGTATACCAAATACAACCATGCAAATTGGATTTGTTGGTGATTCAAGTGGTGCAAGTCATCCTTCAAAGCTTACTTTCTCAGCAAAAGGCCTAACATGGCTGGGAACATCTGCCATCACTGGAAATCAGTTGAACAAGCaaaggttgaagaagttgaaTGCAAGAAAGGGTAGTGGTAAGGAGCAAAAATGATGGGACTTTGCTTCAAGTATTGAACATTTGTAAATTTTAGATGTATTGTAATTACTGCCATGTCAGTAAACTTTATATTTTGGTTGTGGTTGTTTAGTTATGACAGTTGGATGCCATGATATAGCTAGGTATTAGACATCTTTTTGGGGTTATAATATGGTATCCAACTGTCTTATAAACTCACTTTATGAATGTTGATAGTTGGTGAATGTAGGTGAATGCTATTAATGTTATGAATGTTGACAGTTGGTGTTCCATTTTCAATGATGGAATTCTGGTTATGTAGTTAGCAATTTTTACATCTAGATAATGTGGTATTTAgtttttcagtttttcattttGTAAGTGTTTCAATTTTAAAGCTTTGTATCCAGTTATCTGCAACTTGCTGCTgtagtttgttttattttgttttttaattttgcACTTGAGTGTAGTTATTTAGAAAGCAAACAAAGAACATGTTTAGGAACAACCAAATATATCttataaagaaaacaaacatGTTTAGGAAATGGAGTATACAATAAAGGAAAAGTCCTTTTCACAACAAATACTACTACAACATCATAATCAAAGAACATACAAATACTAGTACAACATGGCTACACATATAAAACTCAATATCAGCAACTTTGAATTTGCAAAATAGTCACTTCATCATCGAGGCCACAAAATAACCAATAAACAATCCCCAAGAAATCATAAGCAACATCCTTGTCTTTGCAAGTTTATCTTCCAACTTGACAACTTTATCCACTTCATATTGGTGTATAGCCTTCATGGCAATTACTTCTTCATTCAATTTGTCCCTTTGCATCTTAATCTCCTCAATCGACGATGTTACATCTTTAATATTAGTCCAATCACTTTGCGGGAAGATTTCATCTTCTCATTCCTAAAACCCACATGAATTAGCCTGTCAAACATAAATCAAAAAGAAGATTTAAGtttcaaaattgaaataaaattattaacaaaaaaagaagaagagaactgAAAAATATGGTAACCTTGGGCCTCGAACATTTGTAGAATTTTCTTCCAGGGTTATATGGAGTAGTCGAAGTGAAGTGTTTGGCTATAATGCCACAACGACACCTAATCTGTGATGAACAGCTAGCTTGCGACATTTAACAACCAAAGCAACGACGACAATAAAATAAAGAGGATTTTTTTGGGAAGATTTCAGTCGGATGGAAGGTTGGAGTTTATTTTGGGGAGAAGAAGACGCTGGGTATATATCAAATTTATTTGACTGAAATTGGGTTATGGGGGATTAAATGGCCGTTGGGTTTGGGTCTAATAAGTGAGTGGAAGTCCCAATTGGCAGCTTAGTTGGCAGCTGAGTTGGAAAAAAGAGATGGGGTCAGCTGCCAATTGGACGAGCGTTAGGGTTAGGGGTAATTGTATAGACTTTATTAACGGTAAGGTGGAGATTGAACCTAAAGTGTAACGGAGGATGAACGTGGATGATTTTCAAAAGTACAGGGGTAATAATggcctttttccctttttttttaaacttgGTTATGTTATTAGTGAAACTAAAGGTGTTCCACTTTAGCATAGTTAAGGGATTAAAAATGTTTTGAATTATATTTGAAGGACAAAAATGAACCTATCCTACACATAAGGGACAATTTTAGTCAAAAACACACCCGATGATCTAGGAGCTTTTCGTATAAAACAGTGTCACTTCactttatttatatattattctTTGCATATTATATTCAGTAAAAAATTTCCGACCAAGGTGTTGGACACAGGCGAAGCAAAGGGGTTGTTTCACAATTCAATCCTTTTCTATCCCTAATTGTGCAAACCAGAAACAAGCAATTCATACTAAAAAAGTGATCGATCACTCCACTACTTCActaatttattttaatattatttcatCAAGAACATATTTTAGAATAATTAACTTAAAATATAGTTGATAAAGTCAATATATTTTATGTATAATTATTATATACTGGCTGGAAAAACAAATAGTGAAACCCAAAGTAAAGATGCTATATTTTAAAGTAAGTACATCTCATAAAATTTATGCGAGGTACTGTTAACAAAACTAACGACACTCCAACCGACGCGTGTCCTTCATAAGGTTTTAGGGTTTTAGTAAATTCAATTCAATTTCGGATTTAATCAAATGATAAGCATCTGCTAATTTGCTCAGAAGATTCGGTTTATCACCTCAATCACTTACTGCTACTCCAATCCAAAGAAATTCCCCGATTTTACTATCCAAAGTTGGTAAAGTTTGAACTTTTTGTTGCTTTCTATTTATTAGGAAAAATATCTGATATTTTTCATATGAAATTCCGTTCAATGATCACGATTTGCATTTCGGCATTTTTACAATGTAGAACAAGATACTCCGCTCTGTCCCAGTTTATACATTACTGTTTCTTTCTATGTTTAGAAAGAATTTAGCTttaatgatttatagccacagaAATTGCTATggttaaacttcgtgcccagtgaAAGTGCATCGGATAAATTGGGACGGAAGGAATGTATAGTTGTAAGAATCCTAATTTTTTAATATATGGTGTAAAAAGGGCAACCCgttgcactaagctcccgctatgcaagGGCCGAACCCCGTGCATAGTGGGAGCTTGGTGCACTGGGCTGTCCTTTTTACACCATATATTAGAAAATTAGGATTCTTATAACTATATATGGTGTCACTTTCTATATTTATTCATGGCTATGAAACTCTAAGATTAATATGTGGGATTGAGGTATAGTTAATTGATTGATTGATTGGTTCTGGAGGGTACATTTCAGACTAATTTCGATGGATATTTCTGTTTATGCAAGCTGGTATTTCACTGCTCTTATGGGTTAATCCGAAAATTAAATTGTTGTTTTGAACTGCTCAGTTTTCGATTTATTTGTTGATTTAGCATATTTATTTATAAACAATACATGTCCGTTGTGAAGCAATGGTAAAGTTGCTTTGTGTGACCTATagatcacgggttcgagccgtgaaagcAACTACTAATACTTGCATTAGGATAGTCTGTCTACATTACACCTCTTAGGGTGACGCCCTTCCTCGGATCCTGCATGAATGCGGGCTGCcttgtgcaccgggctgccctgcATGTCCGTTGTATCAAATACCAAATTCCTTTAGCAAGAAGGACCTCCACCTGCTATCATATGTTTATATTTTAACTCGTTTTCAATTTCTACAAAGCCTTTTTAAAGGCAGGGGCAAGgtttgcgtacactctaccctcccagTACCCCACTTGTGGTGTACactaggtatgttgttgttgttgtttcaatTTCTACAAGTTATAAAATTGAGCTGAAAGAGCGACGCCCGTTTCCTACATTCTTCTTAAATATGTCGAGATATAGTTGATGATGGAAAGAGAGTTTCAGAGGTTTATTGTTTATAAATGTCAATCTTGTTATACCGCATAATTTCcttattttttctttccttttcacgTATTGAGGGCCAGCAAAGGACTCAACATTCTAAAATTAACATCTCAATGTAAGGATCCTCATATGTACACACTATTATTCAAGTGTTCGGTATATACCGTATATGCATATGTGTGTTGCCTAGTCTGCTTGAATGATCTTTCCAAGTTCTTTGCTCTTGATCTTTTCTCTTTTATACTTTTGGGTCTTTAGCTGTTTCTTTAGAGAATTTAGCTCACAAACTGGTGATTTGAGGTGTTTACTAATGATATCGAGATGGTTTGAGTTACCAGTGTGTGCCATTTCTGAATTTATTGCTTCTCATTTTCCCGACAAGTAACAGGCATGCAAAGCCTCCTACGTTATCACTGATACTTTGGTAGTTATCTTTACAATCAATTTGATGTTCATACTCTCTGAACTAGCAGTAGTAATTCTATTCAACCAGGGAAAACTTGAGGAATTGAAGGAGTCAAGAATGGAGGTTGCGGAATTGGAGCTGTTACTGAGGGCCTTTGAATCTGCTTTGTCCCAAATTAAATGGCGTCTCAAACTTCCATCAAAGCGTCGTCTTCAAACAGATATTTTGGCCTTATGCACTGAGATGAGGCCAGTTGTAATGGTGGACTATGGAGGGAAGATGCCTGAACTGCAAGACCGGCTCTCTGCATTCCTTAAACATTGCCAAGAGGGCTGCTCAGTATTTAAGCCTTTGCATGTTATGGTTATAGAAGATATGATATACTTGGTTCATGCACGAGCATTTGCAGAGTTTGTTAAGTCTAGTTTGGACTTGGAGACGAGATTGATCTTTGTAGACCTTGAACAGGATCCTCCAAAGATGATAACACAAATGGAAGAAAGCTCTGTGGGCGCAGAACTTGTATTGGCACAAAAGACATTTTCCTCTGTCTTTACTGAAGATGGAATAAAGACTGATCACTTGGAACATCAGAAACCAGAAGTTAGAGCAAACACTGACTCCTCCGTTTATGAGTCAACTTCGTCACAGTCTTCTGAAGCAATTGATCTCAGTGATTGCATTAAAGAAACTCATGTTACAATCCCAACTCTAAATGGATGGCTGCTTGGTTATCCTATAGTTTACCTATTTGGGATGGCTCATATTGAACATGCCATATATAACCTCTCGACAAAGTCTCTGCATCTTTTCCAAGTCCTTGTTTGCAGGTGCAGTAGAGGATCTCAGGCTCAAAAAGAGGAACTAATGAGTTTCTCCGTGCCATATGACTTGAGCTTGGAGGGAATGAATGAGCCATGGGCAGAGGCATTTTTGACTCATATAAAGACAAAGCAAGAACGGTGCGACCAAGTTTGGACATCCCTACAGATGGAGGTTAGAGCTTGTTACCCACAAGCAATTGCGTTATAGTAAGTTGCTAGTGACTGATGTCAAGTTAATActcaaaaaaaacaaaacattatgTTTCAATATTATTGCTAATGCCATGGCTGCTAAGTATATTTGAATCACCAAGCACACTGATTATTTGGAAAGTGACAGTCTTCAATATGCACTTTTGCACGTTAGATTATTTTGATCTCAATTAGTTGATATCACCTATATGGATCCTTTACCTTCATTGTGTTTTCTTAGTTGAATCCAAATTGATTTTGAGGGTTTTTAGGTCTTTTAAGACACCATTCCTCCATGTGAGTTTAGGTCTACCTCGTCTTCTTTTATCACCTTTAATGATCATATTGTTGCACCTACAGACCGATGAATCTGTAGGTCTACTTAGGACATGGCCAAACTATCTCATGTGACGACTTAAATTATCCTAAACGCGTGCTATTTGCTCCCTCATTGGATGTGATCATTTATAATTTTATCTACTCTTAACTTCA
Coding sequences:
- the LOC104218501 gene encoding uncharacterized protein, which gives rise to MEVAELELLLRAFESALSQIKWRLKLPSKRRLQTDILALCTEMRPVVMVDYGGKMPELQDRLSAFLKHCQEGCSVFKPLHVMVIEDMIYLVHARAFAEFVKSSLDLETRLIFVDLEQDPPKMITQMEESSVGAELVLAQKTFSSVFTEDGIKTDHLEHQKPEVRANTDSSVYESTSSQSSEAIDLSDCIKETHVTIPTLNGWLLGYPIVYLFGMAHIEHAIYNLSTKSLHLFQVLVCRCSRGSQAQKEELMSFSVPYDLSLEGMNEPWAEAFLTHIKTKQERCDQVWTSLQMEVRACYPQAIAL